The following proteins are encoded in a genomic region of Sebastes fasciatus isolate fSebFas1 chromosome 14, fSebFas1.pri, whole genome shotgun sequence:
- the tmem30c gene encoding transmembrane protein 30C — protein MGKVKGKPGPLARRPDNSAFKQQRLPAWSPMLTANTVLPFFYFMALTCMLLGVWLLLTVQSIQEIKLDYTEAGTCHLCFEKRKNVSNAAQTCTCTVVFPIKKALKGDVFFYYGLQNFHQNLRRYMDSRDDGQMVGRKKNLKAPSSYCALFMNDPNGLPIAPCGAVANSIFNDSFTLTYRGPRGPPVPVPLLRKSITWYTDKNVKYRNPKHDNMTLAQVFEGTAQPLYWQKPVYELDPHDPNNNGFINDDLIVWMREAAFPNFKKLYGVLYRASKPFTNGLPAGNYSIDISYNFPVQYFRGRKEVVLTTLTWFGGQNHFLPIAYLVTSCLILLIAVVLTVAWCKFGKNGKNMEE, from the exons ATGGGCAAAGTGAAGGGCAAGCCTGGGCCCTTGGCTCGGAGGCCAGACAACTCGGCCTTCAAACAGCAGAGGCTACCCGCCTGGTCTCccatgctaacagctaacactgTGCTGCCCTTCTTCTACTTCATGGCTTTGACATGCATGCTGCTGGGAGTATGGCTGCTTCTCACAGTGCAGAGCATACAGGAAATAAAG CTGGACTACACAGAGGCCGGGACGTGCCATTTATGCTTTGAAAAGCGTAAAAATGTGAGCAACGCAGCGCAAACCTGCACCTGCACGGTGGTGTTTCCCATTAAGAAAGCATTAAAG GGAGATGTCTTTTTCTACTACGGCCTCCAAAACTTCCATCAGAACCTCCGCAGATACATGGACTCCagagatgatggacagatggtTGGCAGGAAGAAAAACTTAAAG GCACCAAGTTCATACTGCGCGCTGTTTATGAATGACCCAAATGGACTCCCCATTGCCCCCTGTGGTGCTGTGGCCAACAGTATCTTCAATG ACTCCTTCACTCTGACCTATCGAGGTCCCAGGGGTCCTCCGGTTCCGGTCCCTCTGTTACGGAAAAGCATCACCTGGTATACGGACAAAAATGTCAAGTACCGCAACCCGAAGCATGACAACATGACACTGGCTCAAGTGTTTGAAG GTACAGCACAGCCTCTGTACTGGCAGAAGCCTGTGTATGAGCTCGATCCCCACGACCCGAACAACAACGGCTTCATCAATGATGACCTGATCGTCTGGATGAGAGAGGCAGCCTTCCCCAACTTCAAGAAGCTCTATGGGGTTTTATACCGAGCCAGCAAGCCCTTTACTAACGGTCTGCCGGCGGGGAATTACAGCATCGACATCTCCTACA ACTTCCCCGTGCAGTACTTCCGAGGCAGAAAGGAAGTGGTGCTGACCACGCTGACCTGGTTTGGAGGTCAGAACCATTTCCTCCCCATCGCTTACCTCGTAACCAGCTGCCTGATCCTGCTGATAGCCGTCGTCCTCACGGTGGCATGGTGCAAGTTTGGGAAGAACGGGAagaacatggaggaatga
- the cmss1 gene encoding protein CMSS1 isoform X1 gives MGDDLGDEWWAHEANSDASEAEEETQQEKQPTEKPNTKTKPEKRKSVTEKTVQAKKKKKNEQKECIIPPKKETEDEKSTKPKRKRKKKKTITDVLSSSEPKAGCPADLQSLVTQYFSDKLSVIEQEELKLLDSGFLTSNDLTHTLSSYLKQVCPKWSKIQKNHTEKSSVALLIVCSSALRAIELIKQLTAFRGEAKAIKLFAKHIKIEEQVKLLQKGVTHIGVGTPGRISALIEKEGLSLQALRYVVLDWNWRDQKLRRMVDVPEVKLDCMKLLEGGILKGCKEDKVKIGLF, from the exons atgcgtctgaggcagaggaggagacgcAACAAGAGAAACAGCCGACAGAAAAaccaaacacaaagacaaaaccagagaagaggaagagtgtGACAGAGAAAACTGTTCAggccaagaagaagaaaaagaatgaaCAG AAAGAGTGTATTATTCCTCCGAAGAAAGAGACTGAGGATGAAAAGTCAACAAAACCcaaaaggaagaggaag aagaagaagacaatcACAGATGTCTTGTCTTCTTCGGAGCCAAAGGCAGGCTGTCCGGCTGACCTGCAGAGCCTGGTCACGCAGTACTTCTCAGACAAGCTCTCTGTGATCGAGCAGGAGGAGCTCAAATTGCTGG ACTCCGGCTTCCTGACCAGTAATGACTTGACGCACACCCTCTCCTCGTATCTGAAACAGG TTTGTCCCAAGTGGTCGAAGATTCAAAAGAATCACACAGAAAAGAGTTCCGTGGCTCTGCTCATCGTCTGTAGCTCCGCTCTCCGAGCCATTGAGCTCATTAA GCAGCTGACAGCCTTCAGGGGTGAAGCCAAAGCAATAAAACTTTTTGCAAAACATATAAAG ATAGAGGAGCAGGTGAAGCTGCTGCAGAAGGGCGTCACCCACATCGGAGTAGGGACACCTGGCAGGATCAGCGCTCTTATTGAGAAAG AGGGTTTGAGCCTGCAGGCTTTGAGATACGTGGTCCTGGATTGGAACTGGAGGGACCAGAAGCTCAGAAGGATGGTGGACGTTCCTGAG GTCAAACTGGACTGTATGAAGCTGCTGGAGGGTGGTATCCTGAAGGGTTGTAAAGAAGACAAAGTCAAAATTGGACTATTTTAA
- the cmss1 gene encoding protein CMSS1 isoform X2, giving the protein MGDDLGDEWWAHEANSDASEAEEETQQEKQPTEKPNTKTKPEKRKSVTEKTVQAKKKKKNEQKECIIPPKKETEDEKSTKPKRKRKKKTITDVLSSSEPKAGCPADLQSLVTQYFSDKLSVIEQEELKLLDSGFLTSNDLTHTLSSYLKQVCPKWSKIQKNHTEKSSVALLIVCSSALRAIELIKQLTAFRGEAKAIKLFAKHIKIEEQVKLLQKGVTHIGVGTPGRISALIEKEGLSLQALRYVVLDWNWRDQKLRRMVDVPEVKLDCMKLLEGGILKGCKEDKVKIGLF; this is encoded by the exons atgcgtctgaggcagaggaggagacgcAACAAGAGAAACAGCCGACAGAAAAaccaaacacaaagacaaaaccagagaagaggaagagtgtGACAGAGAAAACTGTTCAggccaagaagaagaaaaagaatgaaCAG AAAGAGTGTATTATTCCTCCGAAGAAAGAGACTGAGGATGAAAAGTCAACAAAACCcaaaaggaagaggaag aagaagacaatcACAGATGTCTTGTCTTCTTCGGAGCCAAAGGCAGGCTGTCCGGCTGACCTGCAGAGCCTGGTCACGCAGTACTTCTCAGACAAGCTCTCTGTGATCGAGCAGGAGGAGCTCAAATTGCTGG ACTCCGGCTTCCTGACCAGTAATGACTTGACGCACACCCTCTCCTCGTATCTGAAACAGG TTTGTCCCAAGTGGTCGAAGATTCAAAAGAATCACACAGAAAAGAGTTCCGTGGCTCTGCTCATCGTCTGTAGCTCCGCTCTCCGAGCCATTGAGCTCATTAA GCAGCTGACAGCCTTCAGGGGTGAAGCCAAAGCAATAAAACTTTTTGCAAAACATATAAAG ATAGAGGAGCAGGTGAAGCTGCTGCAGAAGGGCGTCACCCACATCGGAGTAGGGACACCTGGCAGGATCAGCGCTCTTATTGAGAAAG AGGGTTTGAGCCTGCAGGCTTTGAGATACGTGGTCCTGGATTGGAACTGGAGGGACCAGAAGCTCAGAAGGATGGTGGACGTTCCTGAG GTCAAACTGGACTGTATGAAGCTGCTGGAGGGTGGTATCCTGAAGGGTTGTAAAGAAGACAAAGTCAAAATTGGACTATTTTAA
- the LOC141782438 gene encoding filamin A-interacting protein 1-like has product MTAPSLLSEVELLRRRVVEMEGKDEELIRMWDQCRDLDRKLARESSQCRSLKVEVDKLNGRISELDRIEGALGKSKQDCSILKGSLEREREVSKMLSGELDTLKARVRELEAVEGQLEKSETVIRQDLAKLRSLTLALVEDRKTMAERLRQAEEKLNRREGKRNEQSNLATMTERLREERQQALRSKADLEERIKGIAKEKHELQDRLKTEAERNGELQSKVTIMKNRLQILENRKEKEEKYTYSSIPNNANRHCQAEDNKVKELTRELDRLQKRLQEKEMMEEELMKVEEDFASLQKRFHDEQRKSQALTEELEGAKRELSRYEQAEKQEVNQEHLLLCRLQKEQVKSRLLGREVDALKEKLQKLMGTDESICRVQTDHSVLQRKLTQQEASNRELAREMKELSSELDRHRQIKNRTPGANRQLFSDLHQTKEVQTEPADSLPPDYSEKLDRENEDEDPNHNAEVINRRRSSLVNNLNSLNSANNNGQTVNGEVMMLTHTPGQPLHIKVTPHHILNTAMLEISSPTGDAATSYTSTAVIPTSGASPKQRITIIQNSALSAVNTKTPPSSPDRTVSPLDGTPLSRVLSPNSSRSTTPDHGNSPIQIVTVRTCSPDPAEAANQAVFCKTPERQNSWQRSNSTDSSPSIVATEDNKIHIHLGSPYIQSLNGITHSIPQPVGPYYLRHEQRTQVLANGCHVKGVGTITSSITISPASSSASHSSNITVSGLCD; this is encoded by the coding sequence ATGACAGCCCCGAGCCTCCTGTCGGAGGTCGAGTTACTGAGGAGAAGGGTCGTGGAAATGGAGGGAAAGGACGAGGAGCTGATACGCATGTGGGACCAATGTCGAGACCTGGACCGCAAGCTAGCGAGGGAGAGCAGCCAGTGCCGCAGCTTGAAAGTTGAAGTGGATAAACTCAATGGCAGAATCAGTGAATTGGACAGGATAGAGGGGGCTTTAGGGAAGAGCAAACAGGACTGCAGCATTCTGAAGGGCAGCttggagcgagagagagaggttagCAAGATGCTGTCTGGTGAGCTCGACACTCTGAAAGCTAGGGTGAGGGAGCTAGAGGCTGTCGAAGGCCAACTGGAGAAGAGCGAGACGGTGATTAGGCAGGACCTGGCCAAGCTCAGGTCACTGACTCTGGCTTTGGTGGAAGACAGAAAGACCATGGCCGAGAGGCTCCGGCAGGCTGAGGAAAAACTGAACAGGAGGGAGGGCAAGAGAAATGAGCAAAGCAATTTGGCAACAATGACAGAAagactgagagaggagaggcagcaGGCACTGAGGTCTAAGGCAGATTTAGAGGAAAGGATTAAGGGCATAGCAAAGGAAAAACATGAGCTCCAAGACAGACTAAAAACGGAGGCGGAGAGGAATGGAGAGCTACAGAGCAAAGTAACGATAATGAAGAATAGGTTACAGATCTTGGAAaacaggaaagaaaaagaggagaagtACACATACAGCTCTATCCCAAACAACGCCAACCGCCACTGCCAAGCCGAGGACAACAAAGTCAAAGAATTGACCCGGGAGCTGGATAGGTTGCAAAAGAGACTACAGGAAAAGGAGATGATGGAGGAAGAACTGATGAAGGTGGAGGAGGACTTTGCGTCCCTACAAAAGAGGTTCCATGATGAACAGAGGAAGTCCCAGGCTCTAACAGAGGAGCTAGAGGGGGCAAAGAGGGAGTTATCCCGGTACGAGCAGGCAGAGAAGCAGGAGGTCAACCAGGAGCACCTCCTCCTTTGCCGGCTTCAGAAGGAGCAGGTTAAGTCCAGACTGTTAGGCAGAGAGGTTGACGCCCTGAAGGAGAAACTCCAGAAGCTGATGGGAACAGACGAGTCCATCTGCAGGGTTCAGACGGACCACTCCGTGCTCCAGAGGAAGCTGACACAGCAGGAAGCCAGTAACAGGGAGCTGGCCAGAGAGATGAAGGAGCTGAGTAGTGAGCTGGACAGGCACAGACAAATCAAGAATCGTACACCTGGTGCAAACAGACAACTCTtttcagacctccatcagaccaaaGAGGTTCAGACCGAGCCAGCGGATAGCCTGCCGCCTGACTACAGCGAGAAACTAGATAGAGAAAACGAGGATGAGGACCCAAACCACAACGCAGAAGTcataaacagaagaagaagctctCTTGTCAACAACCTGAACAGCTTGAACAGCGCAAACAATAACGGCCAAACGGTAAATGGAGAGGTGATGATGTTAACGCACACACCAGGGCAGCCGCTGCATATCAAAGTAACACCACATCATATACTCAACACAGCCATGCTCGAGATAAGCAGCCCCACCGGAGACGCGGCAACGTCTTACACCAGCACAGCCGTCATCCCGACAAGCGGAGCCTCACCTAAACAGAGAATCACGATCATCCAGAACTCAGCTCTGTCTGCAGTTAATACTAAAACCCCTCCTTCAAGCCCTGACCGCACCGTCTCCCCACTCGACGGTACACCCCTCTCTCGGGTGTTAAGCCCAAACTCGTCACGCTCCACGACGCCCGACCACGGCAACTCCCCCATTCAGATCGTCACAGTCAGGACCTGTTCTCCAGATCCGGCGGAAGCTGCGAATCAGGCCGTCTTCTGCAAGACACCGGAGCGGCAGAACAGCTGGCAGAGGTCCAACAGCACCGACTCAAGTCCCAGTATCGTCGCCACGGAGGATAACAAGATCCACATCCATCTGGGGAGCCCATATATCCAGTCTCTGAATGGTATCACCCACAGCATCCCACAGCCTGTCGGGCCATACTATCTCCGACACGAGCAAAGGACTCAGGTGCTCGCCAATGGCTGTCACGTCAAAGGTGTTGGCACGATTACAAGTAGCATCACTATATCCCCTGCTTCCTCTTCAGCTTCACATTCCTCAAATATTACAGTAAGTGGCCTTTGTGATTAg